In a single window of the Prevotella melaninogenica genome:
- a CDS encoding metal-sulfur cluster assembly factor, with the protein MTIEEKTKIEERIVDVLKTVYDPEIPVNIYDLGMIYKIDVDDEGNLDMDMTFTSPSCPAADFIFEDVRTKVESVEGVKTANINLVFEPVWDQSMMTEEARVELGFE; encoded by the coding sequence ATGACAATAGAAGAGAAAACAAAGATAGAAGAAAGAATCGTTGACGTTTTGAAGACCGTTTACGACCCAGAGATACCAGTGAATATCTATGATCTTGGTATGATTTACAAGATTGATGTGGATGACGAGGGCAACCTTGATATGGATATGACCTTCACTTCTCCATCTTGTCCTGCTGCAGATTTCATTTTTGAAGACGTACGCACAAAGGTGGAAAGTGTAGAAGGTGTTAAGACTGCAAACATCAACCTTGTCTTTGAACCAGTATGGGATCAAAGCATGATGACAGAAGAGGCACGTGTTGAATTAGGCTTCGAGTAA